The segment GGATCTTTAAGATTACgcaaaaagaagaaatattgtAAAGCCTCGGCCGGATCagtaatttcaaatttctttacatACAACATAACCAAACGGGCGATATTTAAGCGGCGCATGGGCACAGGATCCTCAATATCCACCGATACTTTTCGAAACAAagggaaaatttatattaaaacaattgttttgttaTGTTGAAACTTTACTTACTTAAAGGTTCTTGAACATTACGTGGTCCCGCTatcaaaaacatttcatttaaagcCAAAGCTATATGCACAGCATGAACACGATATTTTTCGGTGCGTGATAAAAACTCAATGGCTGCCTCAAATTGTCCCGTTAAAGCCAAAacttgaaaatataaatgttgcTGTTCACCAGCATTGAAATGTTTTTCAccatatttttccaaaatcatGGTTTGCAAGCCTGAGTAAGTTAAAGCCTCAGAACTTTCGCTGACATCGGTACGCAAAATAGACAACTGAATCCATAGGAAATCATCGGTAGTCTTGGCCACCTCTAAATGCTGTTCATTAGGATCACAACCAGCAATAATGCAATAAACCTttagaacgaaaaaaaaaacttatgaaatgtttgtttttttttataaaattgtaataaaagctTACCGCTTTTTTATAAGGATCCGtagagtttttaattttattgcaataGTGTAATTTAAGTTGACCCTCCAATTTtgagttaattttttgttctgGCTTATTGACTTTATCTTCCAAGACTTGCATGAAATCCTCATGACCGGCTCTacaatattaacataatttattaaagtaaatgtttgaaaattccCTGAAAATCTTACTTACCCTCCCATTTGCATGCATCTTAAGGCCGACTGCAAATCACCACATCTTAGGCAATAGTAGACCATGGGCCACAAAGGCTTACCATCTATGGTCACATCTTGTAGACCAAAACAGTTGCCTTGATTGAATGTTAAGCCCACAAAAGATGAAACCAAATTGAAAATACTTGGTACACCACCTCTCTGAGCCTCTCGCAAATTACCACTGATTATTGTGGTCATATAGACTTTGTAACGATTCTCTAGGTATTTTTTAGCTTGTTCCACAAATTGTGTTACCTGCTGGCGACTTTGCATGGGATCACGATTCCGTGAGACGGGGGTTACATCTACCATATACTTCATAATTtcccaaatttcattaattttgggATCATCAAATGTTTGTGCTACCTTGGCGAATTTTTGTACAAGATTCGGTCGGAAGGCACCTTTGATGACAATGGCATTGTAGTCATAAACTTCGCGAGCATAAGCCATTTCCTAAGAAAAAGAGAAATGTTAAACACAAATGAAATTATTGAGAACACAGAGTGTACAAGAGAGATTGTTTTATTAGCTGAGACAAAAACCACAGAGTCTGTTGTTAACTTAACAGCTGAACTTGAAGTGCAACAGATACATAAGTTGTATTAGTACAGACAAAGACCCAAAAATTGTAACATATCATGTTAACAATTTAACagagtatattaaaaatttatcattttgagATATTGCAAAAAGTTGcataaaaaatcaaacaattccacaacaaaaaacatattttgaacaAATTACTTACAATACGATTGAGACATGAGCGTGTACCAAAGGTTTCATTGATAACCGTTTGTTCTGGCACTTTTTGTATATCAATCCAATTTTGTGAGGGACCCACCAAAGCATTCATCAATTTCATTTTCTCCTGGCGCCATTCCGATTTAATATGCTCCCATTTACGTTTTTGGGCATTCATAAAGGACTGTAATTAAAGAAGACAACAATACCATCAACACTCCAGAATTTGGTTGAAATCCAATAAAACTTACATTTTTATGAACCTCTTCAATAACCGAAAGTATggcattttctttttcatttttcaaaaaactttgtATATCTGTATCGGCTATGGGATCTAAGGGTTCGAAAGTCTTGCGCGCACTTAACGATTCAAGTTTTTGTGATATCTTAGGCAAATCAATGCCTTTGGAACCCAATAAAATGTGCCTGGAGGTAAATTGCAGTTT is part of the Lucilia cuprina isolate Lc7/37 chromosome 3, ASM2204524v1, whole genome shotgun sequence genome and harbors:
- the LOC111675315 gene encoding nuclear pore complex protein Nup93-1-like — encoded protein: MDFNALLQQAQRLTNETQTSEELPRVERTISQVLEATKELHSRVTQTGAQDIQAHILLGSKGIDLPKISQKLESLSARKTFEPLDPIADTDIQSFLKNEKENAILSVIEEVHKNSFMNAQKRKWEHIKSEWRQEKMKLMNALVGPSQNWIDIQKVPEQTVINETFGTRSCLNRIEMAYAREVYDYNAIVIKGAFRPNLVQKFAKVAQTFDDPKINEIWEIMKYMVDVTPVSRNRDPMQSRQQVTQFVEQAKKYLENRYKVYMTTIISGNLREAQRGGVPSIFNLVSSFVGLTFNQGNCFGLQDVTIDGKPLWPMVYYCLRCGDLQSALRCMQMGGAGHEDFMQVLEDKVNKPEQKINSKLEGQLKLHYCNKIKNSTDPYKKAVYCIIAGCDPNEQHLEVAKTTDDFLWIQLSILRTDVSESSEALTYSGLQTMILEKYGEKHFNAGEQQHLYFQVLALTGQFEAAIEFLSRTEKYRVHAVHIALALNEMFLIAGPRNVQEPLISVDIEDPVPMRRLNIARLVMLYVKKFEITDPAEALQYFFFLRNLKDPEGRNLFLVCVSDLAVECRDYDLIFGKMMPTGMACGGLFQQFDCVDFDTRTAAGMVAEELVRKGMFEDAIKLFDIASMQSQSLRYLSLLLSQVVHQSSKKGSLRERLSVMAADFMERLRGSRIECEPQVLANFNLLTELVAFFDYYHERKFQIALEVLANTKLVPMSMNDLEECINNFKRLGGEICKVYPDILLAAMDILYSQYKAIKGKDTGMLDTGRDSQLQHLRQKAKALTNMAATVPYRMPGDTNKRLVQTEILMH